A genomic region of Nitrospinota bacterium contains the following coding sequences:
- a CDS encoding cytochrome c codes for MKKALILSVMVIFSLFAVSSAFAGGQCPQPRKTKAAPGSVAKKDKTAKADAANGKKLYHKTAKPMACKMCHGDKGDGTGKLGKALKPGPRNFTCKDTMKKVSAGQMFHIIKNGSAGTGMAKQKLSDKEIWDVIKYIRTTFYKG; via the coding sequence ATGAAAAAGGCGTTAATACTGAGTGTGATGGTTATTTTCAGCTTGTTTGCTGTCAGTTCTGCCTTCGCCGGCGGTCAATGTCCACAACCGCGGAAAACGAAAGCGGCTCCTGGTAGCGTAGCCAAGAAAGATAAAACAGCAAAAGCTGATGCGGCCAATGGTAAAAAACTCTACCATAAAACCGCTAAACCAATGGCTTGTAAAATGTGTCATGGTGATAAAGGTGATGGAACAGGTAAACTGGGTAAAGCATTGAAACCTGGACCGCGTAACTTTACCTGTAAGGACACAATGAAAAAAGTTTCTGCCGGCCAGATGTTCCATATCATCAAAAATGGTTCTGCTGGAACCGGAATGGCTAAGCAGAAGCTTTCTGATAAGGAAATCTGGGATGTAATTAAATATATCCGCACAACATTTTATAAAGGTTAA
- a CDS encoding KamA family radical SAM protein: protein MNVLFKHLNPDKKKPKYLTKLDQIPQLSESEKRELQKVNDKFVFRTNDYYQSLINWDDPDDPIKRIIMPDIQELNEWGELDASNEEKYTKVRGLEHKYTSTALLLVNEVCAAYCRFCFRKRLFMNENDEVTKDISEGLEYIKNNKEINNVLLTGGDPLILSTSKLEPIIKQLREIDHVKIIRIGTKVPAFNPFRILNDPSLLEMFRTYSTNDKKIYVMAHFNHPRELTPEAIEGLNLLMKSGVSLVNQTPLVKGVNDDSEVLADLFSKLSFIGVPPYYVFLCRPTLGNETYSVPVERGYEIFEKSRTLCSGLAKRARLVMSHESGKIEVVGMTEEQIFFKYARSADKDNNARFMAFYRNPKACWFDDYQEALDEFSLFSETTKAGCC from the coding sequence ATGAATGTATTATTTAAACACCTCAATCCAGATAAGAAAAAACCTAAATATTTGACCAAGCTGGACCAGATTCCCCAATTGTCTGAATCTGAAAAGAGGGAACTGCAAAAAGTAAATGATAAGTTTGTATTTCGGACCAATGATTATTATCAATCCCTGATCAACTGGGATGACCCTGATGATCCTATCAAACGGATCATTATGCCGGATATCCAGGAACTTAATGAGTGGGGTGAGCTTGATGCCTCGAACGAGGAAAAGTACACCAAAGTTCGTGGTCTGGAACACAAGTACACTTCTACAGCTCTTCTTTTGGTCAATGAAGTATGTGCCGCCTATTGCCGTTTTTGTTTTCGTAAACGTTTGTTTATGAATGAAAATGATGAGGTGACCAAAGATATTTCCGAAGGGTTGGAATACATCAAAAACAACAAGGAAATCAACAATGTACTTTTAACGGGTGGCGATCCCCTGATCTTGTCTACCAGCAAACTGGAACCCATCATCAAGCAACTTCGCGAAATTGACCACGTCAAGATCATCCGCATTGGCACCAAGGTTCCGGCATTCAACCCTTTCAGGATATTGAACGACCCCTCTTTGCTGGAAATGTTCAGAACCTATAGCACCAATGACAAAAAAATCTATGTGATGGCCCATTTCAACCACCCCAGGGAACTAACACCCGAAGCCATTGAAGGGTTGAACCTGTTAATGAAGTCAGGAGTTTCTCTGGTGAACCAGACTCCCCTGGTAAAGGGAGTCAACGATGATTCTGAAGTGCTTGCGGACCTGTTTTCCAAACTTTCTTTTATTGGTGTTCCGCCCTATTATGTCTTTTTATGTCGCCCTACACTTGGCAACGAAACCTATTCGGTGCCCGTTGAACGTGGCTATGAAATATTTGAAAAATCTCGTACCTTATGTTCTGGTCTGGCTAAACGTGCCCGCCTGGTCATGTCACATGAATCAGGAAAAATTGAAGTGGTTGGAATGACAGAAGAGCAGATTTTCTTCAAATATGCACGGTCGGCAGATAAGGATAACAATGCCCGCTTCATGGCTTTTTACAGAAACCCCAAAGCCTGCTGGTTTGATGATTATCAGGAAGCACTGGATGAATTTTCATTGTTTTCTGAGACAACAAAAGCTGGTTGCTGCTAA
- a CDS encoding peptidylprolyl isomerase yields the protein MTGTAAQSNEVAVIETTLGSIELEFLDDVAPGHVKNFKDLANKGFYDGTTFHRVIPGFMIQGGDPNSKSEDRSMHGMGGPGYTIKAEFNSTPHDRGILSMARSQDPNSAGSQFFIVVKDSHFLDNQYTAFGKVIKGMDTVDKIVNVSRDPRDNPDERVEMKSVKIVNR from the coding sequence ATGACTGGTACTGCGGCCCAGTCTAATGAAGTTGCAGTGATCGAAACAACACTTGGAAGTATAGAGCTTGAATTCTTAGATGATGTGGCTCCGGGGCATGTTAAAAATTTTAAGGATTTGGCGAACAAAGGTTTTTACGATGGAACGACCTTTCATCGAGTGATTCCCGGATTTATGATTCAAGGCGGTGACCCTAACAGCAAGAGCGAAGATCGTTCTATGCATGGTATGGGTGGTCCGGGTTATACGATCAAAGCGGAATTCAACAGCACCCCACATGACCGAGGAATTCTTTCAATGGCAAGGTCACAAGACCCCAATAGTGCCGGTTCGCAGTTTTTCATTGTTGTTAAAGACTCACATTTTCTGGACAATCAATATACCGCTTTCGGGAAAGTGATTAAAGGAATGGATACGGTTGATAAAATTGTCAACGTTTCACGTGATCCCCGGGACAACCCTGACGAAAGGGTGGAAATGAAGTCCGTTAAAATTGTTAACCGTTAG
- a CDS encoding phosphate/phosphite/phosphonate ABC transporter substrate-binding protein — translation MFWLPLVSEAQSLGVAENPIRMMFVPSGDAQVILKGGREIGQLLQKETGLHFKTSVATSYASVIEAMGAGKVDVGWLATFSYVLAHDKYDVELLLVVKRFGSPFYRGQIMVRADSGIQKLAGLKGKSFAFVDPASTSGYLYPKTLLLSKGFDPEHFFKKSVFAGSHNAVVLSIYKGEVDGGAAYDGSRSAVAKTFPDVFDKVKVIAYTKEIPNDTVSARKGLSEDLKLKIREGLKKISQTPAGSKTLKKLYGISGFTDLDGLFDPVREAGRLLNLNMNNQKP, via the coding sequence ATGTTCTGGTTGCCTCTGGTCTCTGAGGCGCAATCTTTGGGTGTTGCCGAAAATCCTATACGAATGATGTTTGTGCCTTCGGGAGATGCGCAGGTGATTCTTAAAGGTGGCAGAGAAATAGGTCAACTCCTGCAAAAAGAGACAGGTCTGCACTTTAAAACCTCGGTTGCTACAAGCTATGCATCGGTCATTGAAGCAATGGGTGCTGGAAAGGTGGACGTAGGATGGCTGGCCACTTTCAGTTATGTTCTGGCACACGATAAATATGATGTAGAGTTGCTTTTAGTGGTTAAAAGGTTTGGCAGTCCTTTCTACCGTGGACAGATAATGGTTCGGGCGGATAGCGGCATTCAAAAGCTTGCCGGATTAAAGGGGAAGAGTTTTGCTTTTGTTGACCCTGCTTCCACATCGGGTTATTTGTACCCAAAGACTCTTCTATTATCCAAGGGTTTTGATCCGGAACATTTTTTCAAAAAAAGTGTTTTTGCGGGTTCGCACAATGCGGTGGTTCTTTCAATATATAAAGGAGAAGTCGACGGCGGTGCAGCGTATGACGGTTCCCGGTCAGCAGTCGCAAAAACTTTTCCAGATGTTTTTGACAAGGTCAAGGTCATTGCCTACACCAAAGAGATCCCGAATGATACGGTTTCTGCTCGTAAGGGATTATCTGAGGACTTGAAACTAAAGATTCGTGAGGGACTGAAGAAAATTTCGCAAACCCCTGCAGGTAGTAAGACCCTTAAAAAACTTTACGGCATTAGTGGGTTTACCGATTTGGATGGGTTGTTTGACCCGGTCCGGGAAGCAGGTCGTTTGCTGAACCTGAACATGAATAATCAGAAACCTTAA
- a CDS encoding DUF4325 domain-containing protein: protein MENEFKIDVYEIMGTSTPAGRTSEEGEPAGDTIKSLILDNWDKYEKISVYFEGVVQMTRPFVDEAFAKLLETYTLDEFNQKLYFPDSNDRIVKSLNDAIKLRLKIIRTQEERRSEGS, encoded by the coding sequence ATGGAGAACGAATTTAAAATCGATGTTTATGAAATCATGGGCACCTCGACTCCGGCGGGAAGAACGTCGGAGGAAGGGGAGCCTGCGGGGGATACGATCAAAAGCCTCATTCTTGACAACTGGGACAAGTATGAAAAAATCTCAGTGTACTTCGAAGGTGTTGTACAAATGACCCGGCCTTTTGTTGACGAGGCGTTTGCCAAGCTACTTGAAACCTACACGCTTGATGAGTTCAACCAGAAGCTTTATTTTCCGGACTCTAATGATCGAATTGTTAAAAGCCTGAATGACGCGATTAAACTCAGATTAAAAATTATCCGGACCCAGGAAGAGAGGCGTAGCGAGGGCTCATAA
- a CDS encoding DJ-1/PfpI family protein yields MIVDAIEGITGDSYVSAGKGVRQIKGVFHGVIIIGGNGARSYLWKDELLRLLINDRHRSNMVVAGIGNAVPCMGKAGLLQSLEVTTEPGNKKAIAVLEESKAVLVDEPMTATNRVFTVRDASAIPEFLDPFIEEVAKTPKK; encoded by the coding sequence CTGATTGTTGATGCTATAGAAGGTATAACCGGTGACAGTTATGTTTCAGCGGGAAAAGGTGTACGCCAGATCAAAGGGGTTTTTCATGGGGTTATTATCATAGGGGGAAATGGAGCGCGTTCTTATCTATGGAAAGATGAACTATTGCGACTATTGATTAACGACCGCCACCGTTCCAACATGGTGGTTGCAGGCATAGGTAACGCCGTTCCGTGTATGGGCAAGGCCGGTCTACTGCAAAGCCTGGAAGTCACGACCGAGCCAGGCAACAAAAAAGCCATAGCAGTACTGGAAGAATCCAAAGCAGTTCTGGTAGACGAGCCGATGACTGCCACCAATCGAGTTTTTACGGTAAGAGATGCCAGCGCTATTCCGGAATTTCTGGATCCATTTATTGAAGAAGTGGCAAAAACACCGAAAAAATAA